One Bacteroidales bacterium DNA segment encodes these proteins:
- a CDS encoding ABC transporter permease, which yields MDLLKIAWRNLWRNKRRTAITVASILFAVFFAISMRSMQLGSYNQMIKSMIKSFTGFLQVQQVDYQDDPSLENTFECTNQFLTDLENTPGIQAAVPRVETFALVSSGSLTKGALIIGIDPEREKNLSNPKNLLVRYRITQESIDKLKVDNRLPIEVRQKLGDILNNSYSNTGTIATDLGLDKVKQKDLLNIIASASPFSGKYLDGNDNGVLVSDRLAKYLKLSIGDSLILMGQGYHGSTAAGLYPVRGIVRFANPELDNKLIYMTLASAQNFASLENNVTTIAINLNDNSDEAMLAMQKTLNSKFSSSKIVVKNWNQFNRVLMQQIQSDNQSGKAFLVLLYFIIFFGIFGTVLMMIYERYHEFGVLVAIGMRKTKLALIMIYELFLIGLIGVVSGTAMSIPLIYILHNNPIHLTGDMAQAMEDMGFEPLLPLAWFDSYIFWQGFVVMLMVMLSCIYPLRKVLKLKEAEALRS from the coding sequence ATGGATTTACTTAAAATAGCTTGGCGGAACCTATGGCGAAATAAGCGACGAACAGCAATAACTGTTGCATCTATACTATTTGCTGTATTCTTCGCTATTTCCATGCGTTCAATGCAGCTTGGCTCCTACAATCAAATGATTAAAAGCATGATCAAATCCTTCACGGGATTTCTTCAGGTTCAGCAGGTGGACTATCAGGATGATCCTTCGCTTGAAAACACCTTCGAATGTACAAATCAATTCTTAACAGATTTAGAGAATACCCCAGGAATACAGGCTGCTGTACCAAGAGTTGAAACATTTGCCCTTGTATCCTCCGGCTCGCTCACCAAAGGAGCTCTTATTATAGGGATAGATCCTGAAAGGGAGAAAAACCTCTCAAACCCCAAAAATCTTCTTGTTCGCTATAGAATTACACAAGAGAGCATTGATAAACTTAAGGTTGATAATCGTTTACCAATTGAGGTTCGACAAAAGTTGGGAGATATACTCAATAACTCCTATTCTAACACTGGCACAATTGCCACGGATCTTGGTTTGGATAAGGTTAAGCAAAAGGATTTACTAAACATTATTGCTTCAGCATCACCTTTTTCAGGAAAATATTTAGACGGTAACGACAATGGCGTTTTGGTTTCAGATCGACTTGCAAAATACCTAAAACTATCCATTGGTGATTCGTTGATCCTGATGGGACAAGGATATCATGGTTCAACAGCGGCAGGACTTTATCCTGTGCGAGGAATCGTGAGATTTGCTAATCCTGAACTCGACAATAAGTTGATTTATATGACACTCGCTTCGGCTCAGAACTTTGCAAGTCTCGAAAATAATGTAACTACGATTGCTATCAACCTGAACGATAACTCGGATGAGGCAATGCTGGCAATGCAAAAGACCTTGAACAGCAAATTTTCCAGCTCGAAAATAGTTGTAAAGAATTGGAATCAGTTCAATAGAGTGCTGATGCAGCAAATTCAAAGTGATAACCAAAGCGGGAAAGCATTTTTGGTTTTGCTATACTTCATCATCTTCTTTGGCATATTTGGAACAGTGCTAATGATGATATATGAGCGGTATCACGAATTTGGCGTCCTTGTCGCCATTGGAATGCGGAAGACAAAACTTGCCCTAATCATGATTTACGAATTGTTTCTAATAGGATTAATAGGGGTTGTATCTGGGACCGCAATGAGCATTCCCTTGATATATATTTTGCACAATAACCCCATTCACTTAACTGGTGATATGGCACAAGCAATGGAGGATATGGGATTTGAACCTCTATTGCCTTTGGCATGGTTCGATAGTTATATCTTTTGGCAGGGGTTTGTGGTAATGCTGATGGTTATGCTATCGTGCATTTACCCATTACGGAAAGTGTTAAAACTAAAAGAAGCGGAAGCTTTAAGATCATGA
- a CDS encoding outer membrane lipoprotein-sorting protein gives MTILRIISILLALGISSNSISQQLSATDIVKRADDKMRGEKSSYSVMSMKIVRPTWERTISFKSWGKGTELSLVYITAPAKDKGQSFLKLNREMWSWNPSINRTIKLPTSMLSQGWMGSDFTNDDLLNQRSIVVDYTHEIVGEETVSEELCYKILLKPKPDAPVVWGKIEMWISKKHDIILKTEYYDEDQYLVKSEIGKNIKEMSGRYMPTTFELIPAENEGNKTIITIDEIKFDIPIENSFFSQQNMQRIR, from the coding sequence ATGACCATTCTACGTATTATATCTATTCTTCTTGCACTTGGAATTTCATCAAACAGCATCTCCCAACAATTATCCGCAACCGATATCGTTAAACGAGCTGACGATAAGATGCGTGGTGAGAAATCGAGTTACAGCGTAATGTCGATGAAGATAGTTAGGCCAACATGGGAGCGTACAATCTCTTTTAAGAGTTGGGGCAAAGGAACGGAACTATCGTTGGTTTACATCACCGCTCCTGCAAAGGATAAAGGACAATCATTTCTTAAGTTGAATAGGGAAATGTGGAGCTGGAATCCAAGCATTAATAGAACTATTAAACTTCCAACCTCAATGCTTTCGCAGGGCTGGATGGGCTCCGATTTTACCAATGATGATCTTTTGAATCAGCGTTCAATCGTTGTTGACTACACACATGAAATTGTTGGAGAAGAAACTGTTTCTGAGGAGTTATGCTATAAGATTTTACTTAAACCAAAACCCGATGCACCAGTGGTTTGGGGAAAAATTGAAATGTGGATATCAAAAAAACATGACATAATCCTCAAAACGGAATACTATGATGAGGATCAATACTTAGTAAAATCAGAGATAGGAAAAAATATAAAGGAGATGAGTGGTCGTTATATGCCAACAACGTTTGAGCTGATCCCCGCTGAAAACGAGGGTAATAAAACAATAATAACAATTGATGAGATAAAATTTGACATTCCAATTGAGAATTCTTTTTTTTCTCAACAGAACATGCAAAGAATTAGATAA
- a CDS encoding TetR/AcrR family transcriptional regulator — MSPRTTSQNKQIRQVKRKQIMDAALELFANVGFHPTSVSEIAKQAGISKGLMYNYFNSKVDLLLSILIEGYDRMIVSFDPNHNGVLTRDEMILFVTDILEQIKSDPNYWKLYFSVMMQPTGNTIFHNELKEISAPFFEILIRYFESAGKPNPEAETLLFHSMLDGICINYLYHKNYPIKEIRQLIIERFV, encoded by the coding sequence ATGTCGCCTCGAACAACATCTCAGAACAAACAAATAAGACAGGTAAAGCGAAAGCAGATAATGGATGCTGCGCTCGAACTTTTTGCAAATGTTGGATTCCATCCTACAAGCGTTAGTGAGATTGCCAAACAAGCAGGAATCTCAAAAGGTTTGATGTATAACTACTTCAACAGCAAGGTTGATCTCCTACTAAGCATCCTGATTGAGGGGTATGACAGGATGATTGTATCCTTTGATCCTAATCATAACGGAGTGCTTACGCGTGATGAAATGATTCTTTTTGTTACTGATATTCTAGAACAAATTAAATCGGATCCGAATTACTGGAAGCTATACTTTTCGGTTATGATGCAGCCTACAGGGAACACCATTTTCCATAATGAGTTAAAAGAGATTAGCGCACCGTTCTTCGAGATTCTGATTAGGTACTTTGAGTCTGCCGGTAAACCAAATCCTGAGGCTGAAACCCTGCTTTTTCACTCGATGCTTGATGGAATCTGTATCAATTACTTATATCATAAAAACTACCCAATTAAGGAGATCCGACAGCTTATAATTGAAAGATTTGTTTAA
- a CDS encoding lipoprotein signal peptidase: MKISLRNKSILLILLILFLDQLLKFWIKTHMIEGQGFSVIGNWFIIHFTENPGMAFGIEFWGGSGKLFLSLFRIAASCAMGYYIYLLIKQKANTGLVLGISAILAGAIGNLIDSAFYGLIFNDSISGVATFLPEGGGYASFLHGRVVDMLYFPIINTTYPEWFPWVGGQHFVFFSPVFNLADSAITTGVFYLLIFQRKVLLGKSEKQTQDIA; encoded by the coding sequence ATGAAAATATCATTAAGAAATAAATCAATCCTTCTAATCCTTTTAATCCTTTTTCTGGACCAGCTGCTTAAATTTTGGATAAAAACCCATATGATTGAGGGGCAAGGGTTTTCTGTTATTGGGAATTGGTTTATCATTCATTTTACCGAGAACCCCGGAATGGCCTTTGGAATCGAATTTTGGGGTGGTTCTGGGAAACTTTTCCTAAGTCTATTCAGAATTGCAGCCAGTTGTGCAATGGGATACTACATATATCTCCTAATTAAACAAAAAGCGAATACCGGATTAGTTTTAGGAATATCTGCAATATTAGCAGGGGCAATAGGAAACTTAATTGATAGCGCATTTTACGGTTTGATATTCAATGATTCTATCTCTGGCGTAGCAACATTTCTTCCAGAAGGTGGCGGATACGCCTCTTTCCTTCATGGGAGAGTTGTAGATATGCTCTACTTCCCAATTATTAACACTACCTACCCCGAATGGTTTCCTTGGGTAGGCGGTCAACATTTTGTTTTTTTTAGTCCTGTCTTTAATCTTGCTGATTCAGCAATAACAACTGGGGTATTCTACCTTTTGATATTTCAGCGTAAGGTCTTATTAGGGAAATCTGAAAAGCAAACTCAAGATATAGCGTAA
- a CDS encoding TraR/DksA family transcriptional regulator: protein MAEKTRYSDEELAEFKEIILQKLDKARNDYETLKSAITMSESNDTQDTSPTFKVLEEGAATLSKEEAGKLAQRQIKFIQHLESALVRIENKTYGICRETGKLIAKERLRAVPHATLSINAKNNQR from the coding sequence ATGGCAGAAAAAACAAGATACTCTGATGAAGAGTTGGCAGAATTCAAAGAGATTATTCTGCAAAAGCTCGATAAGGCACGTAATGATTACGAAACTCTTAAGAGTGCTATTACCATGAGTGAAAGCAACGATACTCAAGATACCTCACCCACATTTAAAGTACTTGAGGAAGGTGCGGCTACCTTATCAAAGGAGGAAGCAGGGAAGTTGGCTCAGAGACAAATTAAATTTATACAACATCTTGAGTCTGCCCTAGTTCGCATCGAAAATAAAACCTATGGTATTTGTCGAGAAACTGGTAAACTGATTGCAAAGGAGAGACTGCGTGCTGTTCCACATGCAACACTTAGCATCAATGCTAAAAATAACCAGCGATAA
- a CDS encoding isoleucine--tRNA ligase, translating to MKPKFQEYKGLDLSQVNKDVLKTWDKNNTFQKSLTTREGHPVFVFYEGPPSANGIPGIHHVMARAIKDIFCRYKTQKGFLVDRKAGWDTHGLPVELGVEKMLGITKEDIGTKISIQEYNDACKKEVMKYTDLWEELTHKIGYWVDMKHPYITYDNRYIETLWNLLQKLYDKGLLYKGKTIQPFSPAAGTGLSTHELNQPGCYRDVKDTTAVAQFKVIRNDKSEFLFQGINTDLHILAWTTTPWTLPSNTALAVGQNIKYVLVQSFNPYSGNPINVILAKDRLEAYFPAANAELRLEEYNQGDKRIPFKIVTEIQGSKLAGITYEQLFPWVKPEGDAFRVVVGDFVTTEDGTGVVHIAPTFGADDDRVAKVSGISPLILRDKNGNPEPMVDRQGRFYRIDDLDPAFVQNNININLYKEFSGRFVKNEYDSTLTETDTTLDVDLAVNLKQQNKVFRIEKHIHSYPHCWRTDKPVLYYPLDSWFIRTTALKDRMLELNKTINWKPQSTGTGRFGKWLENLVDWNLSRSRFWGTPLPIWVTEDRSEMICIGSVAQMKAECEKAVKAGFMSVNPLAKYAEGDFSDSNYSSFDLHRPFVDNVILVSPSGKKMTRETDLIDVWFDSGAMPYAQVHYPFEHKDNFSDVFPADFIAEGVDQTRGWFFTLHAISTMLFDSVSYKNIISNGLVLDKSGNKMSKRLGNAVEPFEVIEKYGSDPLRWYMITNSQPWDNLKFDIEGVDEVKRKFFGTLYNTYSFFALYANIDGFTFEEAEIPVNERPEIDRWVISLLNTLIKEVEDAYENYEPTRAGRAIQDFVSEHLSNWYVRLNRRRFWGGEFSKDKIAAYQTLYTCIETVTQLAAPIAPFYTDRLFIDLNKVSGKHKDDSVHLSTYPKYDMALIDKDLEEKMEIAQSVSSMVLGLRRKVSIKVRQPLSKIMVPILDDNFKRQLSAIEHLILSEVNVKELEYLVDTSGILVKKIKPNFKELGPRFGKSMKSISASVANMTQKDISTLESNGIFTLNIPEGSIEIGIKDVDILSEDIPGWLVANEGRFTVALDIKITEELRNEGIARELINRIQNLRKDAGFDVTDKIHISILKHNAINKAVEIHRDYIASQTLAKEIILVDIEPKGAFTNIEIDTDINTAIKVDKIAV from the coding sequence ATGAAACCTAAATTTCAAGAGTACAAAGGATTAGATTTGTCGCAGGTGAATAAAGACGTGCTGAAAACCTGGGATAAGAACAACACATTTCAAAAAAGTTTAACCACCCGTGAGGGTCACCCCGTGTTTGTTTTCTACGAGGGCCCGCCATCAGCAAATGGAATACCCGGTATTCACCACGTTATGGCGCGAGCAATTAAAGATATATTTTGCAGATATAAAACCCAAAAAGGATTTCTAGTTGACCGAAAAGCTGGTTGGGATACCCATGGATTGCCAGTTGAGCTTGGTGTTGAAAAAATGCTTGGGATAACCAAGGAGGATATTGGAACAAAAATATCAATCCAAGAATATAATGACGCCTGCAAAAAGGAGGTGATGAAATATACCGACCTATGGGAGGAACTTACCCATAAAATAGGGTATTGGGTCGATATGAAACATCCTTACATCACCTACGATAATAGGTATATCGAAACCCTATGGAATCTACTTCAAAAGCTATACGATAAAGGGCTGCTCTACAAAGGAAAAACCATTCAACCTTTTTCTCCAGCAGCAGGAACGGGCTTAAGTACCCATGAGCTTAACCAACCCGGTTGTTATCGGGATGTTAAAGACACCACGGCAGTTGCTCAGTTTAAGGTTATCCGTAACGATAAAAGCGAATTCCTTTTCCAAGGAATTAATACCGATTTACATATTCTTGCTTGGACTACTACCCCTTGGACATTACCCTCAAATACGGCATTGGCTGTTGGGCAAAACATCAAATACGTATTGGTTCAATCCTTTAACCCCTATAGCGGAAACCCAATCAATGTAATACTTGCCAAAGATCGTCTTGAAGCCTACTTCCCCGCCGCGAATGCAGAATTAAGGTTGGAGGAGTATAACCAAGGAGATAAAAGAATTCCATTTAAAATCGTTACAGAAATTCAAGGATCAAAACTTGCTGGAATTACTTATGAACAGCTCTTCCCTTGGGTAAAACCCGAAGGTGATGCGTTTAGAGTTGTTGTAGGTGATTTTGTTACCACTGAAGATGGAACAGGCGTAGTTCATATTGCACCAACCTTTGGTGCTGATGATGATCGAGTTGCAAAGGTTTCTGGTATTTCACCGCTAATCCTACGTGATAAAAACGGAAACCCAGAACCAATGGTCGACCGCCAAGGAAGATTTTATAGAATAGACGATCTCGATCCTGCATTTGTTCAAAATAACATCAACATCAACTTATACAAAGAATTTTCGGGACGATTTGTTAAAAACGAATACGATTCTACCTTAACCGAAACGGATACAACCCTTGATGTCGACTTGGCTGTTAACCTAAAGCAGCAGAATAAGGTATTCCGAATCGAAAAGCACATACACAGCTATCCACACTGCTGGCGTACCGATAAACCCGTGCTTTACTATCCGCTCGACAGTTGGTTTATTCGCACCACGGCATTAAAGGACAGAATGCTTGAGCTAAACAAAACGATTAACTGGAAACCGCAAAGCACAGGAACAGGAAGATTTGGAAAGTGGCTCGAGAATCTTGTTGATTGGAACCTATCCCGCTCACGTTTTTGGGGAACACCATTACCAATATGGGTTACCGAAGATCGTAGCGAAATGATTTGCATTGGTTCTGTTGCCCAGATGAAGGCCGAGTGTGAGAAAGCGGTTAAGGCTGGTTTTATGTCAGTTAATCCATTGGCAAAATATGCCGAAGGCGATTTCTCCGATTCAAATTATAGCTCATTCGACTTACATCGTCCATTCGTTGATAATGTTATACTCGTTTCCCCATCGGGCAAGAAAATGACCCGTGAAACAGATCTTATCGATGTTTGGTTCGATTCTGGGGCTATGCCTTACGCACAGGTTCATTACCCATTTGAGCATAAAGATAATTTCAGTGATGTTTTCCCCGCCGATTTTATTGCAGAAGGTGTTGACCAAACCCGTGGATGGTTCTTCACGTTACATGCAATATCAACCATGCTATTCGATTCTGTATCATATAAAAACATTATTTCAAATGGACTCGTTCTGGATAAGAGCGGCAATAAGATGAGTAAACGCTTAGGTAATGCCGTTGAACCATTTGAGGTAATTGAAAAATATGGCTCAGATCCTCTGCGTTGGTATATGATAACAAACTCACAACCTTGGGATAACCTTAAGTTTGATATCGAGGGCGTTGACGAGGTGAAACGTAAATTCTTTGGTACACTTTATAACACCTATTCATTTTTCGCACTATACGCCAATATTGATGGATTCACATTCGAGGAGGCTGAAATACCTGTTAACGAACGTCCTGAGATTGATAGATGGGTTATTTCATTATTAAACACATTGATTAAAGAGGTTGAGGATGCCTATGAAAACTATGAGCCAACAAGGGCGGGTAGAGCAATTCAGGATTTTGTATCGGAGCATTTAAGTAACTGGTATGTACGTTTGAACCGCAGACGTTTCTGGGGCGGCGAATTCAGTAAAGATAAAATTGCTGCATACCAAACGCTTTATACCTGCATTGAGACCGTGACTCAGCTTGCAGCGCCAATTGCACCATTCTATACCGATCGGCTATTTATCGATTTGAATAAAGTTTCGGGTAAGCATAAGGATGATAGCGTTCATCTATCAACCTATCCCAAATACGATATGGCCTTGATCGATAAAGATCTTGAGGAAAAAATGGAAATAGCACAGAGCGTTAGTTCAATGGTGTTAGGCTTACGCCGCAAGGTAAGCATCAAGGTTCGTCAGCCATTGAGCAAAATCATGGTTCCAATCCTCGACGATAATTTTAAACGTCAGCTATCCGCCATTGAACATCTTATCCTTTCTGAGGTTAATGTAAAGGAACTCGAATATCTTGTGGACACTTCGGGAATTTTGGTTAAAAAGATAAAACCAAACTTTAAGGAGTTGGGTCCGCGTTTTGGAAAATCGATGAAATCTATATCTGCTTCAGTAGCAAATATGACTCAGAAAGATATTTCAACGCTTGAAAGCAATGGTATTTTCACCCTTAATATCCCTGAAGGCTCAATAGAGATTGGTATTAAGGATGTTGACATCCTCTCAGAGGATATTCCTGGCTGGCTGGTTGCTAACGAGGGAAGATTTACAGTAGCTCTTGATATTAAAATAACCGAAGAGCTTCGTAATGAGGGTATTGCGCGTGAACTTATTAACAGAATTCAAAATTTACGAAAAGATGCGGGTTTTGATGTAACAGATAAGATTCATATCAGTATACTGAAACACAATGCAATTAATAAAGCGGTTGAAATTCACCGCGATTATATTGCAAGTCAAACCTTAGCAAAAGAGATTATTTTGGTTGATATTGAGCCAAAGGGAGCATTTACAAACATTGAGATTGATACAGATATAAATACTGCAATTAAAGTTGATAAGATTGCTGTATAA